In a single window of the Chondrocystis sp. NIES-4102 genome:
- a CDS encoding putative fatty acid desaturase, whose protein sequence is MTTIIKSDSLQPVNTHFYIQKHQALSNFLAISYTIIAFVCGIILLFSPIAIINLFSVILLTHSLIYSAYLTHEFMHGTIFKSRSWNTIFGNIMLWINGGCYNGFQPLTLQHIAHHIDRCDVFTFEPIKQLQNLPLILRRIILALEWLYFPIIGFWARWHSILAPFYNRERSNERGRLIGIIFIRMAIFALIGIISLKALILYFLAYIGMITVLRFGDAFQHTYEVFSSGEKLPKRDRAHEEAHTYSTLLSRNYSWLNVLLLNFGYHNAHHAVMKCPWHSLPELNKELEQSSNIRYLSLRQQLINYHRFRITRFLLGQGIAIDKNQNPTFDEFYGAHDVSFLFLY, encoded by the coding sequence ATGACCACTATTATTAAATCTGATTCCCTTCAACCTGTTAACACACATTTTTATATTCAGAAACATCAAGCTTTATCTAATTTTTTAGCTATTTCTTATACGATAATTGCTTTTGTTTGTGGAATTATTCTACTATTTTCACCTATTGCCATAATTAATTTATTTTCTGTAATCCTTTTGACACATAGTTTAATTTATTCAGCCTATCTGACCCATGAATTTATGCACGGAACTATTTTTAAAAGTCGTAGCTGGAATACTATCTTTGGCAATATAATGTTATGGATTAATGGTGGCTGCTATAATGGATTTCAACCCTTAACTTTACAACATATCGCTCATCATATTGATCGTTGTGATGTTTTCACTTTTGAACCAATAAAACAACTGCAAAATTTACCTTTAATATTACGTCGCATAATCTTAGCTTTAGAATGGTTATATTTTCCTATTATTGGTTTTTGGGCGCGCTGGCATTCTATACTTGCACCTTTTTATAACCGTGAAAGAAGTAATGAAAGAGGTCGTCTTATAGGAATTATATTTATTAGAATGGCAATATTTGCTTTGATAGGAATAATATCTTTAAAAGCTTTAATCCTATATTTTCTTGCTTATATTGGTATGATTACAGTATTACGTTTTGGAGATGCTTTTCAACATACTTATGAAGTATTTTCTTCAGGTGAAAAATTACCAAAACGCGATCGCGCTCATGAGGAAGCTCATACTTATTCTACACTTCTATCACGTAATTATTCTTGGTTAAATGTCTTATTACTTAATTTTGGTTATCACAATGCACATCATGCAGTTATGAAATGTCCTTGGCATAGTTTACCAGAATTAAACAAAGAATTAGAACAATCAAGTAATATTCGTTATCTATCTTTAAGACAACAATTAATTAATTATCATCGTTTTCGTATAACCCGATTTCTTTTAGGACAAGGAATAGCAATAGATAAAAACCAAAATCCTACATTTGATGAGTTCTACGGCGCACATGATGTTTCATTTTTATTTTTATATTGA
- a CDS encoding S-layer OprB family carbohydrate-selective porin, whose product MEVININQNQDTLSKTGNNVSYSRLITNLSINTGILISIGLLLNATTGVSLAQAVNSTHLLKQIDIYSTPENDAALGEQYPAREGRGLRSLRQLTDISQLKDVSSTDWSYEALRSLVERYGCIVGFSDQTFRGNQSLTRYEFAAGLNACLNQIERLLTDSQTISAEDLTKLERLSQEFQAELESLSQRLEEIKTRTDLLQEQQFSTTTKLTGESVFNIAHIFTGENANGQEIESEPVFGNRSRLAFNTSFTGKDLLFTQFTAGNFPFFSNNLGTFEGDLGLIADNGNNLNLLAAFYSFPLSDRTTIVLEGSGGIAFDFADTINPLDQFNDSATGAISAFGVRNPIYNQVSGAGIGIRSQISDKIELSAGYLAPDAANPNQANGLFNGAYSALGQLVFKPSDRLKLGLTYINAYNKSDTFTGSNLSNFNSFVENTIGETVPISSNSYGVAVAFSTSDRFTITGWGGYTTNRVLESVTGDNGISISRGDQDIWNWAVALAFPDLLKEGNLAGVVIGMEPKVTDSNINR is encoded by the coding sequence ATGGAAGTAATTAATATAAATCAAAATCAAGACACACTAAGTAAAACAGGCAACAATGTTTCTTACTCTCGACTAATTACTAATTTAAGTATTAACACGGGTATACTTATAAGTATTGGTTTACTATTAAACGCAACAACAGGTGTTTCTCTTGCCCAGGCTGTTAATTCGACTCATCTACTAAAACAGATTGACATCTATTCTACGCCAGAAAATGATGCTGCCTTGGGTGAACAGTACCCCGCCCGTGAAGGACGCGGCTTGCGTTCACTTCGTCAATTAACTGATATTTCACAATTAAAAGACGTTTCCTCTACAGATTGGAGTTATGAAGCCCTACGTAGCTTAGTAGAGCGTTATGGTTGCATTGTTGGCTTTAGTGACCAAACATTTCGCGGTAATCAATCTCTGACTCGTTACGAATTTGCTGCGGGTTTAAATGCTTGTCTCAATCAAATAGAACGCTTGCTCACTGATAGTCAAACAATTAGTGCAGAAGATCTAACTAAATTGGAAAGATTAAGTCAAGAATTTCAAGCAGAATTAGAATCTTTATCCCAACGCCTGGAAGAAATAAAGACACGCACAGATTTACTACAAGAACAGCAATTTTCTACAACAACCAAACTAACAGGAGAATCAGTATTTAATATCGCTCATATTTTTACAGGAGAAAATGCCAATGGTCAAGAAATCGAAAGCGAGCCTGTATTCGGTAATAGATCTCGTTTAGCATTTAATACTAGTTTTACAGGGAAGGATTTACTATTTACCCAGTTTACTGCTGGCAACTTTCCTTTTTTCAGTAATAATTTGGGAACTTTTGAAGGAGACTTAGGACTAATTGCAGATAATGGCAATAATCTTAACCTATTAGCTGCCTTCTATTCCTTCCCTTTAAGCGATCGCACTACTATTGTTTTGGAGGGGTCTGGGGGAATTGCTTTTGACTTTGCTGATACTATTAATCCTTTAGATCAATTTAATGATAGTGCTACTGGTGCAATCTCAGCTTTTGGGGTGCGTAATCCCATTTATAATCAGGTTTCTGGTGCAGGTATAGGTATTAGAAGCCAGATCAGCGATAAAATCGAATTAAGTGCAGGATATCTCGCTCCTGATGCTGCTAACCCCAATCAAGCCAATGGTTTATTCAATGGGGCATATTCCGCCTTGGGACAACTGGTTTTTAAACCCAGCGATCGCTTAAAACTTGGGCTGACTTACATTAATGCTTATAATAAAAGTGATACTTTTACTGGTAGTAATCTATCTAATTTCAATTCCTTTGTAGAAAACACAATTGGGGAAACAGTACCTATTAGCAGCAATTCCTATGGTGTTGCAGTAGCTTTTTCCACCAGCGATCGCTTTACTATTACTGGCTGGGGTGGATATACAACCAATCGTGTTTTAGAATCTGTGACTGGAGACAATGGTATTAGTATTAGTCGTGGGGATCAAGATATTTGGAATTGGGCGGTTGCTTTAGCTTTCCCTGATCTATTAAAGGAAGGAAATTTAGCTGGGGTTGTAATTGGTATGGAACCTAAAGTTACAGATTCCAATATAAATCGCTGA
- a CDS encoding response regulator receiver modulated diguanylate cyclase/phosphodiesterase with PAS/PAC sensor(s) has protein sequence MFYEMQFKIGKVAQLTKADFSPNYIYFLDNINNAAIIFDNNRNCLFINNYAENILGDRSDISLIGDWIRSKVKDIEHKSIVFEIQELPLKIPTVDEQDLAEVEILLSKLDVSDEFWQQLKEHKSLNIREPKIKPDYSPKLEETPLECLPATAVNYDLLTGLPSYNLLLEYIEQEIIFSHQRPGYEFVILFIDINRFKIINSSLGRILGDHLLIALANRLKKCLRSHDFIARMGNDEFAILLSNVEHLEYATNVADRIYRELSTPFNLDGYEVFIEASIGIALGNNEYNKPEILLRDAELAVSNAKRQNKSHYQVFNLSMRGEALTLLQLENDLRRAIKREEFILHYQPIISLGNNQIKGFEVLVRWRHPEKGLISPGEFISLAEDTGLIIPIGFWVLKEACHQMYLWQLKFGGLADWKVSVNISSKQLALPNFIVQVQQILQETNLSPHNLKLEITESCLVEDALSTAITLKELKSLGIELSLDDFGTGYSSLSYLHQFPFDTLKIDRSFVNSIDNNVEKLSIVRAIISLALNLGMNTIAEGIETVNQLAQLKALKCQYGQGYFLSKPLDKQILENIIANEITNPTISALEDYHSLWDEHLAREQLLFKIEHLRQELEDLKLENADLEIMLDTTTEHADLVEAQLHNEICDRQKAQAALRLANRELEKLSVLDSLTQVANRRRFDDYLLQEWQKLKQEQAHLALILCDIDYFKLYNDTYGHPIGDYCLQQVALTIECVIESTPGLVARYGGEEFAIILPHCDGVQALKIAQKIAVNVNQLHITHENSVVSEYVTISLGVHSLIPNFESSPELLITLADKALYEAKAKGRNQACLYSEID, from the coding sequence ATGTTTTACGAAATGCAATTCAAGATAGGAAAGGTAGCTCAATTAACTAAAGCTGACTTTTCTCCTAACTATATCTATTTTTTAGATAATATAAATAATGCTGCAATTATTTTTGATAATAATAGAAATTGCTTATTTATAAATAATTATGCTGAAAATATTTTAGGCGATCGCTCTGATATTTCACTAATTGGGGATTGGATACGTTCAAAAGTTAAAGATATCGAGCATAAATCTATAGTATTTGAAATTCAGGAATTACCCTTAAAGATTCCGACAGTTGATGAGCAAGATCTTGCAGAAGTTGAAATTTTATTAAGTAAATTAGATGTATCTGATGAGTTTTGGCAACAATTAAAGGAGCATAAATCTTTAAATATTCGCGAGCCGAAAATAAAACCTGATTATTCTCCCAAATTGGAGGAAACCCCTCTTGAATGTTTGCCTGCTACGGCTGTAAATTATGATTTGCTAACAGGCTTACCTAGTTATAATTTATTACTGGAATATATAGAGCAAGAAATAATATTTTCCCATCAACGCCCAGGATACGAATTTGTCATCTTATTTATTGATATTAATCGTTTTAAAATAATTAATAGTAGTTTAGGTAGAATATTAGGCGATCACTTATTAATTGCTTTAGCCAATAGATTAAAAAAATGTTTACGTTCCCATGATTTTATCGCTCGCATGGGTAATGATGAATTTGCAATTTTATTAAGCAACGTAGAACACTTGGAATATGCAACTAATGTTGCTGATCGAATTTATCGAGAGTTAAGTACACCTTTTAATCTTGATGGTTATGAGGTTTTTATTGAAGCAAGTATTGGTATTGCTTTAGGTAACAATGAATATAATAAACCTGAAATTCTTTTAAGGGATGCGGAATTAGCAGTATCTAATGCTAAAAGGCAAAATAAATCTCATTATCAAGTATTTAATTTGTCAATGCGTGGCGAAGCTTTGACTTTATTACAGTTAGAAAATGACTTGAGAAGAGCAATTAAAAGAGAAGAATTTATTTTACACTATCAACCGATCATCTCGTTAGGTAATAATCAAATAAAAGGGTTTGAAGTATTAGTACGTTGGCGACATCCTGAAAAGGGTCTAATTTCTCCTGGCGAATTTATTAGTTTGGCTGAAGACACAGGATTGATTATTCCTATCGGCTTTTGGGTGTTAAAAGAAGCTTGTCACCAGATGTATTTATGGCAGTTAAAGTTTGGAGGTTTAGCGGATTGGAAAGTAAGTGTTAATATTTCTAGTAAACAGTTAGCTTTACCCAATTTTATTGTTCAGGTTCAACAAATTTTACAGGAAACTAATTTAAGTCCTCATAATTTGAAATTAGAGATTACCGAAAGCTGTTTAGTAGAAGATGCCCTTTCTACAGCTATTACCCTTAAAGAGTTAAAATCCTTGGGTATAGAATTATCTTTAGATGACTTTGGGACGGGATATTCTTCTTTAAGTTATTTACATCAATTTCCTTTTGATACATTAAAAATTGATCGTTCCTTTGTTAATAGTATTGATAATAATGTAGAAAAACTTAGCATTGTGAGAGCTATTATCTCTTTGGCTTTAAATTTAGGAATGAATACCATTGCTGAAGGTATCGAAACAGTAAACCAATTAGCACAATTAAAGGCTTTGAAATGTCAATATGGTCAAGGATATTTTCTATCTAAACCGTTAGATAAGCAAATTTTAGAGAATATAATTGCTAATGAAATTACGAATCCTACAATCTCAGCCTTAGAAGATTATCATTCCCTTTGGGATGAACATTTAGCCAGGGAACAACTATTATTTAAAATAGAACATTTACGTCAAGAATTAGAAGATTTAAAATTAGAAAATGCAGATTTAGAAATCATGTTGGATACTACCACAGAACACGCAGATCTGGTAGAAGCCCAACTACATAACGAAATATGCGATCGCCAAAAAGCTCAAGCTGCTTTACGTTTGGCAAATAGGGAATTAGAAAAGTTAAGTGTACTCGATAGTTTAACTCAAGTGGCTAACCGTCGTCGTTTCGATGATTATCTATTACAAGAGTGGCAGAAGTTAAAACAGGAACAAGCACATCTTGCTTTAATTTTATGTGATATTGACTACTTTAAACTTTATAATGATACCTACGGACATCCTATTGGTGATTATTGTTTACAACAAGTAGCTTTAACTATTGAATGTGTAATTGAATCAACTCCAGGTTTAGTAGCTCGTTATGGTGGTGAGGAATTTGCAATTATTTTACCCCATTGTGATGGTGTTCAAGCTTTAAAAATAGCACAAAAGATTGCTGTCAATGTTAATCAGTTACATATTACCCATGAAAATTCTGTAGTTAGCGAATATGTAACTATCAGTTTGGGTGTACATAGTTTAATTCCTAACTTTGAATCTTCTCCAGAATTATTAATTACTTTAGCGGATAAAGCACTATATGAAGCTAAAGCTAAAGGAAGAAATCAGGCTTGTTTATATAGTGAGATAGATTAA
- a CDS encoding DNA primase produces the protein MKVPRLHPDTIEEVQQRTDIVDIISEHIVLRKRGKDFLGLCPFHNEKTPSFTVSQDKQLYYCFGCGVGGNAYKFLMEIGKQSFSEVVLDLARRYQVEVKTLEPEARQEIQRQLTVREELYRILAVTASFYQHALYQASGEEALSYLRSPRKLEDATINKFQLGYAPAGWETLYRYLVETKRYPVNFVEQAGLIKPRKTGSGYYDVFRDRVMIPIMDLQGRVIGFGSRSLNSEDQPKYLNSPETPLFNKSKTLFALNLARSSISQEDCAIVVEGYFDAIALHEVGITNVVASLGTAFTQDQLKQLLRFTPSKQVILNFDADNAGGKATERAIASVEDLVYSGVVQLRILNLPDGKDADEFIRSRDDGAVLYYQALADAPLWLDWLIKRLMADRNLKAADEFQQVAAAMIRLLNKLQDANQRNHYLTHCAELLSQGDARLLFQNLATLKSQVKSNVSRYLNPHPQLKKQNNHSSVILTIATNPENELLEQAEALLLRIYIHNARYREEIVAQLEAKDLLFNLPASRFLWQQIITIEAEISDSSQKTQGVEGFLTYASSQISHGEKIASAPISSLGDPNPLLRELYNRSLDFPEKMSQVTKLFNLDDKTQEDVFRADIQIAKAIASLELVNYQKRKLYCEEKLSNLNPINQEDAAVMQYYAQENYLAIQKINQLEQERLKLEQD, from the coding sequence GTGAAAGTTCCCCGACTTCATCCAGATACAATTGAAGAAGTACAACAGAGAACAGATATAGTTGATATCATCTCCGAACATATAGTGTTGCGTAAGCGAGGTAAAGATTTTTTAGGCTTATGCCCGTTTCACAATGAAAAAACTCCTAGCTTTACTGTAAGTCAGGATAAACAGTTATATTACTGTTTTGGTTGTGGGGTAGGTGGCAACGCTTATAAGTTTCTGATGGAGATTGGGAAACAATCCTTTTCGGAGGTTGTTTTAGATTTAGCTCGTCGTTATCAAGTAGAAGTTAAAACCTTAGAGCCAGAAGCAAGACAAGAAATTCAGCGTCAGCTAACGGTTAGAGAAGAATTATATCGAATTTTGGCAGTAACAGCCAGTTTCTATCAGCACGCTTTGTATCAAGCTTCAGGAGAAGAGGCTTTATCATATCTGCGATCGCCAAGAAAACTAGAAGATGCAACTATTAATAAATTCCAATTAGGTTATGCCCCAGCAGGATGGGAAACCCTGTACCGTTATTTAGTGGAAACTAAACGTTATCCTGTTAATTTTGTCGAGCAAGCAGGATTAATTAAGCCGAGAAAAACTGGAAGTGGGTATTATGATGTTTTCCGCGATCGCGTGATGATTCCTATTATGGATTTACAGGGCAGAGTTATTGGTTTTGGTAGCCGTAGTCTTAACTCTGAAGATCAACCGAAGTATCTTAATTCCCCTGAAACCCCTCTATTCAATAAAAGTAAAACCTTGTTTGCTTTAAATCTTGCTCGTAGTAGTATAAGTCAAGAAGATTGTGCCATTGTAGTAGAAGGTTATTTCGATGCGATCGCGCTGCATGAAGTAGGGATAACTAATGTGGTTGCTTCTCTTGGCACTGCTTTTACTCAAGATCAACTAAAACAATTACTACGCTTCACCCCTTCAAAACAGGTAATTCTCAACTTTGATGCCGACAATGCAGGTGGTAAGGCTACAGAAAGAGCGATCGCCTCTGTCGAAGATTTAGTTTATAGTGGGGTTGTGCAACTACGTATTCTTAATCTTCCTGATGGTAAAGATGCAGATGAATTTATCCGCAGTCGAGATGATGGCGCAGTTTTATATTATCAAGCCTTGGCAGATGCGCCACTGTGGTTAGATTGGTTAATTAAACGTTTAATGGCGGATAGAAATCTTAAAGCTGCCGATGAATTTCAACAGGTAGCAGCAGCAATGATTCGATTATTAAATAAATTACAAGATGCTAATCAACGCAACCATTATTTAACCCATTGTGCCGAATTACTTAGTCAAGGAGATGCCAGATTACTTTTTCAGAATTTAGCAACCCTCAAGTCTCAAGTTAAATCTAATGTTTCTCGTTATTTAAATCCTCACCCTCAGTTAAAGAAACAAAATAATCATTCTTCAGTTATTTTAACCATTGCGACTAATCCAGAAAACGAACTTTTAGAACAAGCAGAGGCTTTACTATTAAGAATCTATATCCATAATGCTCGCTATCGGGAAGAAATTGTGGCACAGTTAGAAGCCAAAGATTTATTATTTAATCTCCCAGCCAGTCGCTTTTTATGGCAACAAATAATTACTATTGAAGCTGAAATATCTGATTCTTCACAAAAGACACAAGGGGTAGAAGGATTTTTAACTTACGCATCCTCACAAATATCTCACGGGGAAAAGATCGCTTCAGCACCCATATCCTCATTAGGAGATCCCAATCCTTTATTAAGGGAATTATACAATCGTAGTTTAGATTTTCCTGAAAAAATGAGTCAAGTCACCAAACTATTTAATTTGGATGACAAAACCCAAGAAGATGTTTTTCGTGCAGATATACAAATTGCTAAAGCGATCGCCTCCTTGGAATTAGTAAACTATCAAAAGCGCAAGCTATATTGTGAAGAAAAGCTTTCTAATCTTAACCCGATTAATCAGGAAGATGCAGCAGTAATGCAGTATTATGCTCAAGAAAACTATTTGGCAATTCAAAAGATTAATCAATTAGAACAAGAACGCTTAAAATTAGAGCAGGATTAA
- a CDS encoding DNA photolyase, FAD-binding protein, with translation MQIIWFRRDLRLEDNEIVKEATVEGKEVLPCFIIDPWFYQQPEIAAVRVKFLFESLENLDANLKKLGSKLYLFEGNSIDILESLTRSLLAEGKRPKLYFNRDVQVEYGINRDRHIKEFYQQHNLETYIGLNHFLQHQECYENLWRDYHNYQNLPLHSAPESINTSSLNFNLPQLTLKELWEKYYPDQETYNKFPGGENQAKNTLNSFLHNRYQGYHWKMSRPWMAMMGATSHLSPHLDFGTISARTVYQETTKTLTQLPASSKDRFSLKTFLDRLRWHDKFNQRHYFHPELAYKNRYWEFDQWYCWDKLEGEKLALFQAWCVGKTGFPMVDASMRQLNSMGWMNFRMRAMCVTFLCINCGVSWHHGAEYFMSRLVDGDIAINHWQWQAQAGVTNPMSKTFRIYNPTKNLQEHDPYLQFVYHWIPELKGYSMKEILSEQYAATSYPKPILDLKQTRKLNGKIVADLRSKVRDRLEQENTEEYQQAIGAKETIEKYRAAKDKQYQQMKSSEPT, from the coding sequence ATGCAGATAATTTGGTTTCGTCGTGATTTACGTCTTGAGGATAATGAGATAGTTAAAGAAGCAACTGTTGAGGGGAAAGAAGTATTACCTTGCTTTATTATCGATCCTTGGTTTTACCAGCAACCAGAAATAGCAGCAGTTAGGGTTAAATTTTTATTTGAATCTTTAGAAAACTTGGATGCTAATCTGAAAAAACTAGGTAGTAAATTATACTTATTTGAAGGTAATTCTATAGATATACTAGAGTCCTTAACGCGATCGCTACTGGCAGAAGGTAAAAGACCTAAATTATATTTTAACCGAGACGTACAGGTAGAATACGGCATAAATCGCGATCGCCATATTAAAGAATTTTATCAACAGCATAATTTAGAAACCTATATTGGTTTAAATCATTTCCTCCAACACCAGGAATGTTATGAAAACCTGTGGCGAGATTATCACAACTATCAAAATCTACCTTTGCATTCAGCACCTGAGTCTATTAATACTTCATCGCTTAACTTTAATCTACCCCAATTAACTTTAAAAGAACTTTGGGAAAAATATTATCCAGATCAGGAAACATATAATAAATTCCCTGGTGGTGAAAATCAAGCAAAAAATACCCTCAATAGTTTTCTTCATAATCGATACCAAGGCTACCACTGGAAGATGTCTCGCCCCTGGATGGCGATGATGGGGGCTACCTCTCACCTCTCACCCCATTTAGATTTTGGTACTATTTCCGCTCGCACCGTTTATCAAGAGACAACAAAAACATTAACACAATTACCAGCATCATCTAAAGATCGATTTTCCCTTAAGACATTTTTAGATCGTTTACGTTGGCATGACAAATTTAATCAAAGACACTATTTTCATCCTGAATTGGCATATAAAAACCGCTACTGGGAATTTGATCAATGGTACTGTTGGGATAAATTAGAGGGGGAAAAATTAGCATTATTTCAAGCTTGGTGTGTGGGAAAAACTGGTTTTCCTATGGTTGATGCCTCCATGCGTCAGTTAAATTCTATGGGTTGGATGAATTTCCGCATGAGGGCGATGTGTGTCACATTTTTATGTATCAACTGTGGTGTATCTTGGCATCATGGCGCAGAATATTTTATGAGTCGCTTAGTAGATGGGGATATTGCTATTAATCATTGGCAATGGCAAGCTCAAGCAGGGGTAACTAATCCTATGTCTAAAACCTTTAGAATCTACAATCCTACTAAGAATTTGCAAGAACATGATCCTTATTTACAATTTGTTTATCACTGGATACCTGAGCTTAAAGGTTACAGTATGAAAGAGATATTATCCGAACAATATGCAGCTACTTCCTATCCCAAACCTATTTTAGATCTTAAGCAAACACGTAAGCTCAATGGTAAAATAGTTGCAGATTTGAGAAGCAAAGTTAGGGATCGTCTAGAGCAAGAAAATACAGAAGAATATCAACAGGCGATCGGGGCAAAGGAAACCATTGAAAAGTATAGGGCAGCTAAGGATAAGCAGTATCAGCAAATGAAATCTAGTGAGCCAACTTAA
- a CDS encoding peptidase S1 and S6 chymotrypsin/Hap, with protein sequence MNNQDNAFAPLVNGLGGEAGFGENFLYRNDDLSSDFIDITSVFENGINFFGTTYQGFYINNNGNITFNDYLSEYTPFALTGDTGIPIIAPFFADVDTSVERLSTSTGGNSTGSNLVYWDLDPASNTVTITWDDVGAFPEGQIPNAFQLILKDLGRENFQIEFRYEDIQWTVGEASENEYARIGYSAADGINFKEIPASGNIQQLWDLEKSSNVNQAGRYIFSVINGIPQTGRTINGLPVSNIHRFYQYNKGFHLYTTDTNEIQTILDQSNTGQLNYSYEAEKYSVLTDNKDLLTGEEMPGIKPVYRFFNSQTGSHLYTMDEVEKKHIEDNLDNYNFEGIKYYAFQEKPADMQTIPVYRMLNGQSGAHLFTVDQNEINYIRNQLPHFSVEGNNGIAFYVFEL encoded by the coding sequence ATGAATAACCAAGATAACGCTTTTGCACCTTTAGTTAATGGTCTGGGAGGCGAAGCTGGGTTTGGAGAAAATTTCTTATATAGAAATGATGATCTATCCAGTGATTTTATTGATATCACTTCAGTATTTGAAAACGGAATCAACTTTTTTGGGACGACCTATCAAGGTTTTTATATTAATAATAATGGCAATATTACTTTTAACGATTATCTGAGCGAATATACTCCGTTTGCTCTTACAGGCGACACTGGAATACCAATTATCGCGCCCTTTTTTGCTGATGTTGACACCTCTGTAGAACGACTTTCCACTTCAACAGGAGGCAATTCTACTGGTTCTAATTTAGTTTACTGGGATTTAGACCCTGCAAGCAATACTGTTACCATTACTTGGGATGATGTAGGGGCTTTCCCTGAAGGGCAAATTCCTAATGCTTTTCAACTTATTTTAAAAGACTTGGGAAGAGAAAACTTTCAAATAGAGTTTCGTTATGAAGATATTCAATGGACAGTTGGAGAAGCATCAGAGAATGAATATGCTCGTATCGGGTATTCAGCAGCAGATGGTATAAACTTTAAGGAAATCCCCGCCTCTGGTAATATACAACAGCTTTGGGATTTAGAGAAATCTAGTAATGTAAACCAAGCAGGTAGGTATATTTTTTCTGTTATTAATGGCATTCCGCAGACGGGAAGAACTATTAATGGCTTACCTGTCTCGAATATTCACCGTTTTTATCAATATAATAAAGGATTTCATCTTTATACAACTGATACTAACGAAATTCAAACGATTTTAGACCAAAGTAACACAGGACAACTAAATTATAGTTATGAAGCCGAAAAATATTCTGTTTTAACTGATAATAAAGATCTTTTAACTGGGGAAGAAATGCCAGGAATTAAACCTGTGTATCGTTTTTTCAATAGTCAAACAGGATCGCACTTATACACAATGGATGAAGTTGAAAAAAAACATATTGAGGATAATCTAGATAATTATAATTTTGAAGGTATTAAATATTACGCTTTTCAAGAAAAACCAGCAGATATGCAGACTATTCCAGTATATAGAATGTTGAATGGTCAATCAGGAGCGCACTTATTTACTGTAGATCAAAATGAAATTAATTATATCCGTAATCAATTACCGCATTTCTCTGTTGAAGGTAATAATGGTATAGCTTTTTATGTTTTTGAACTATAA